The nucleotide sequence CGATGTTCAGGAGGGAACCTCGCGCCGTGATCGAAAGCCGGGCTCAGTCGCGTCTGGCTGGGGCATCGGCAGGGGTGAAACGCAGCAGCCGGTTGGCGTTGCTCACCACGGTAATGGATGAGAGCGCCATCGCCGCACCCGCCACCACCGGGTTTAACAGGGTTCCGGTCAACGGGTAGAGCACGCCGGCGGCAATCGGAATGCCGAGCGTGTTGTAGACAAAGGCCCCCAGCAGGTTCTGCTTCATGTTGGCCAATGTGGCGCGGGAAAGCGCCAGTGCATCGGCGACGCCGTGCAAACTGTGGCGCATCAGCGTCATGGCGGCGGTTTCCACTGCGATGTCGCTGCCGCCGCCCATAGCGATCCCCACGTCGGCTTGTGCCAGCGCCGGCGCGTCGTTGATGCCGTCGCCAATCATGGCGACCCGTTTTCCCTGCGATTGCAGATGGCGAATGGCATCCGCTTTGCCGTCCGGCAACACCCCGGCGATGACTTGATCGATGCCGGCTTCGCGGGCAATGGCCTGGGCTGTCGCCGGATTATCGCCGGTCAGCATCACCAACTGGTAGCCTTGGCGATGCAGTCGTTGCAATGCGCTGACGCTGTCCTGACGCAGGATATCCTGCACTGAAAACAGCGCCGCCACCTGACCGTTCGCCACCAATAGCACCGGGGTCATGCCGAGCGCCGATTGTTTCTCCAGCCCGTCGCGCGGCGCGTTCTCGCCGTCAGCCAGTGAGATCTGGCGCTGCGCCAGCAGCGCCGGGTTGCCGAGCAGCAGCGACGCGCCGTCAACCTGACCGCTGACGCCCAGACCGGGCAAGGTGCGAAATTGCGTGACGTCGCTCAGTTCTACGCCATCAGCCCGCTGAATGATCGCCTGCGCCAGCGGGTGGCTGGCCCCTTGTTCCAGCGACGCGGCCCAGCGCAGCGCCTGCGATTCGCTGATATCGCCAAAGGTCTGGATTGCCACCACGCGCGGTTTGCCTTCCGTCAGCGTTCCGGTTTTATCGAACACCAGCACGTCAAGCCGGCTGGCCTGCTGCAGCGCATCGGCGTCCCGCACCAGGACGCCCAGCTCCGCGGCCCGCCCGACGCCGGAGATAATCGACATCGGCGTCGCCAGTCCCAGCGCACAGGGGCAGGCGATGATCAGTACCGTGGTGGCAATCACCAGCGTGTACACGACATGGGGTGCCGGGCCGACAACGTACCAGATAGCGCCGCTCAGCAACGCTATCGCCACCACCACCGGTACGAAGACGGCGGAAATCCGGTCGGCCAACTGGCCTATCGCCGGTTTGCTGCTCTGCGCCTGACGCACCAGATGAATGATGCGCGCCAGCGTGGTCTGGTTGCCTATCGCGCCTGCGCGCAACGTGGCGCTGCCGTCCTGCACCTGGGTTCCGGCGTGTACCTTGTCGCCAGCCGCTTTCTGTTGTGGGATCGGCTCGCCGGTGAGCATGGCTTCGTCAATCCACAGTTCCCCTTGTTCAAGCATGCCGTCTACCGGAATGCGGTCGCCGGTGGTCAGGCGCAGCGTCATACCGGTTTGCACGTCTGCCAGCGGGATGACGCGGTCGCCCTGCGGCGTGACCAGTCGCGCGGTCGGCGGCGTCAAATCCAGCAGGCGCTCCAGCGCCTGAGAGGAGCGCTGGCGGGCGCGTTGTTCCAGGGCATGGCCGAGATTGATCAGGCCGATAATCATGGCGCTGGCTTCGTAATAAAGATGACGCGCTTCCATCGGGAACCACGTCGGCCACAGGTTGACGGTAATGGAGTAAAGCCAGGCTGCGCCGGTGCCGAGCGCCACCAGCGTGTCCAT is from Dickeya dianthicola NCPPB 453 and encodes:
- the copA gene encoding copper-exporting P-type ATPase CopA gives rise to the protein MSQTILLSLQGLSCEHCVGRVKKALEARPDVEQADVSLKYANVTGEADSQSLVATIEAAGYEASPATTPNVTLLLSGLNCQHCVASTRKALEAVPGVAATDVTLQQATVYGDAEPQALVQAIEQAGFHAALAQENTLPKSEPLTPHASSPDRLSAAFDSVPANTVRDDNVAHDNGSVHDNDSIHDSDNAHDNDSVQLLLSGMSCASCVSRVQQALQRVPGVTQARVNLAERSALVSGNTSHQALIDAVQNAGYGAEIILDEAERRARQEQTSRQSIRRFRWQAALGLALGIPLMVWSMIGDNMMLTDDNRSGWLLVGGLTLAVMIAAGGHFYRNAWRSLLNGSATMDTLVALGTGAAWLYSITVNLWPTWFPMEARHLYYEASAMIIGLINLGHALEQRARQRSSQALERLLDLTPPTARLVTPQGDRVIPLADVQTGMTLRLTTGDRIPVDGMLEQGELWIDEAMLTGEPIPQQKAAGDKVHAGTQVQDGSATLRAGAIGNQTTLARIIHLVRQAQSSKPAIGQLADRISAVFVPVVVAIALLSGAIWYVVGPAPHVVYTLVIATTVLIIACPCALGLATPMSIISGVGRAAELGVLVRDADALQQASRLDVLVFDKTGTLTEGKPRVVAIQTFGDISESQALRWAASLEQGASHPLAQAIIQRADGVELSDVTQFRTLPGLGVSGQVDGASLLLGNPALLAQRQISLADGENAPRDGLEKQSALGMTPVLLVANGQVAALFSVQDILRQDSVSALQRLHRQGYQLVMLTGDNPATAQAIAREAGIDQVIAGVLPDGKADAIRHLQSQGKRVAMIGDGINDAPALAQADVGIAMGGGSDIAVETAAMTLMRHSLHGVADALALSRATLANMKQNLLGAFVYNTLGIPIAAGVLYPLTGTLLNPVVAGAAMALSSITVVSNANRLLRFTPADAPARRD